In a genomic window of Hyphomonas sp.:
- the ftsY gene encoding signal recognition particle-docking protein FtsY, whose translation MILWFGKKKKEQELKEAGAAMQAPELSAEELAAQEAEAARKAAEQAEIERKVAEANKAWEERQAREAAAAAEEAARLEDEARKAEEARAAAQARADEAEARRLAEQAERARKAKEEREAAQARAAAELKLLEERREAERLRAEREAAARAAMEAEANDPGFMAKLGSGLSRSSSRLTSGLSVFGRRKLDDETLEELEDLLISSDLGAKVAMRVTGNLARERFDKEITEDEIRAALADEITDVLKPREQIVDFSEGPRPRIVLFVGVNGSGKTTTIGKIASKLTEQGARALLVAGDTFRAAAIEQLTVWGERAGIPVMSKPTGADAAGLVYEAIEQAKADDLDLVLVDTAGRLQNKAELMAELEKVVRVVRKLDPSAPHDVILVLDATVGQNALSQVEAFKNTAGVTGIVMTKLDGTAKGGVLVAIAEAHDLPIHFIGIGEKAEDLRPFSAEAFSKALVGLQD comes from the coding sequence ATGATCCTTTGGTTCGGAAAAAAGAAAAAAGAACAGGAACTGAAAGAGGCCGGCGCTGCGATGCAGGCGCCGGAACTGTCGGCGGAGGAACTGGCTGCGCAGGAGGCGGAAGCCGCCCGCAAGGCAGCAGAACAGGCGGAGATCGAACGCAAGGTCGCTGAAGCCAACAAGGCCTGGGAAGAGCGCCAGGCGCGTGAGGCGGCCGCTGCGGCAGAAGAGGCAGCACGCCTCGAAGACGAAGCGCGCAAGGCCGAGGAAGCGCGCGCCGCTGCGCAGGCCCGTGCGGACGAGGCCGAAGCCCGGCGGCTGGCCGAACAGGCCGAGCGTGCCCGCAAGGCGAAGGAGGAGCGCGAGGCGGCGCAGGCCAGGGCCGCTGCCGAACTCAAATTGCTGGAAGAGCGCCGGGAAGCCGAGCGCCTGCGGGCGGAACGCGAAGCGGCGGCGCGCGCCGCCATGGAGGCCGAAGCGAATGATCCCGGCTTCATGGCGAAGCTGGGATCGGGTCTGTCCCGGTCGTCCTCCCGGCTGACTTCGGGATTGTCTGTGTTCGGGCGCCGGAAGCTGGACGATGAGACGCTGGAGGAACTGGAAGATCTTCTGATTTCCTCCGATCTCGGTGCAAAAGTGGCGATGCGGGTGACCGGCAACCTTGCGCGGGAGCGTTTTGACAAGGAGATCACGGAAGACGAGATCCGCGCGGCATTGGCGGACGAGATCACGGACGTCCTGAAGCCGCGCGAACAGATTGTGGATTTCTCCGAAGGCCCACGGCCGCGCATCGTGCTGTTTGTCGGCGTGAACGGGTCCGGGAAGACGACGACCATCGGCAAGATCGCCTCGAAGCTGACCGAGCAGGGGGCCAGGGCGCTGCTGGTGGCGGGCGATACGTTCCGCGCGGCCGCCATCGAACAGTTGACGGTCTGGGGCGAACGGGCCGGCATTCCGGTGATGTCGAAACCGACCGGCGCCGATGCGGCCGGCCTCGTCTATGAAGCCATCGAACAGGCGAAGGCGGATGATCTGGACCTGGTTCTGGTGGACACGGCCGGACGGCTGCAGAACAAGGCAGAGCTGATGGCCGAGCTGGAAAAGGTCGTTCGGGTCGTGCGGAAGCTCGACCCGAGCGCGCCCCATGACGTCATCCTCGTGCTCGACGCCACGGTCGGCCAGAACGCGCTGTCACAGGTCGAGGCGTTCAAGAATACTGCCGGCGTAACCGGCATCGTGATGACCAAGCTGGACGGCACCGCGAAGGGCGGTGTGCTGGTGGCCATCGCCGAGGCGCATGATTTGCCGATCCATTTCATCGGCATCGGCGAGAAGGCAGAAGACCTTCGCCCATTCAGCGCAGAAGCCTTCTCGAAGGCATTGGTGGGTCTTCAGGACTGA
- the mtaB gene encoding tRNA (N(6)-L-threonylcarbamoyladenosine(37)-C(2))-methylthiotransferase MtaB — translation MSDPTHPPAAPQVITLGCRLNSYESEVMRGHAAEAGLTDAVIINTCAVTAEAMRSARQTIRRAARDNPEAPILVTGCAAQIDPDMFAKMPEVTRVIGNHEKMQADTWRPADLLGGHEKVRVNDIMSVQETAAHLIDGMEGRARAYVQVQNGCDHRCTFCIIPYGRGNSRSVPAGEVVSQVRRLVETGHYEVVLTGVDLTSWGADLPGTPQLGNLVQRILKLVPDLKQLRISSIDAIEIDDALMETMADPRLAPFMHLSLQHGDNLILKRMKRRHSRAEAIALTDRLRAVRPDMAFGADIIAGFPTETEAHFENSVRLVEECGLSFLHVFPYSPRPGTPAARMPQLDKAVVRARAARLREVGEAALARHLTNYEGRIVEALVERGRSARLPDFTPVRFERDPGDAGRPVRARIVRQDGKQLIGALTA, via the coding sequence ATGTCAGACCCGACCCACCCTCCTGCGGCCCCACAGGTCATCACGCTCGGATGCCGTCTCAACAGCTACGAATCCGAAGTGATGCGCGGACATGCGGCTGAAGCGGGGCTGACCGATGCCGTGATCATCAATACCTGCGCGGTGACGGCGGAAGCCATGCGCAGCGCGCGCCAGACGATCCGCCGGGCCGCGAGGGACAATCCGGAAGCGCCGATCCTCGTAACCGGCTGCGCTGCGCAGATCGATCCGGACATGTTCGCGAAAATGCCGGAAGTCACCCGCGTGATCGGCAATCATGAAAAGATGCAGGCCGACACCTGGCGTCCGGCTGACCTGCTGGGCGGGCATGAGAAAGTGCGGGTCAATGACATCATGTCGGTGCAGGAGACCGCCGCGCACCTGATCGACGGCATGGAAGGCCGGGCCCGGGCCTATGTTCAGGTCCAGAATGGCTGCGATCATCGGTGCACGTTCTGCATCATCCCCTATGGGCGGGGAAATTCCCGGTCCGTCCCTGCGGGCGAAGTGGTCAGCCAGGTCCGCCGCCTTGTTGAAACCGGGCATTATGAGGTGGTCCTGACCGGTGTGGATCTGACCAGCTGGGGCGCCGATCTGCCGGGCACGCCCCAATTGGGCAATCTGGTCCAGCGCATCCTGAAGCTCGTGCCGGATCTGAAGCAGCTGCGTATCTCGTCGATTGACGCGATCGAGATCGATGATGCCCTCATGGAAACAATGGCCGATCCGCGCCTTGCACCCTTCATGCACCTGTCCCTTCAGCATGGGGATAATTTGATCCTGAAACGCATGAAGCGCCGTCATTCGAGGGCCGAGGCCATCGCGCTGACGGACCGGTTGCGCGCCGTGCGTCCCGACATGGCGTTCGGGGCGGATATCATTGCCGGGTTCCCGACTGAAACAGAGGCGCATTTCGAGAATTCCGTCCGGCTGGTGGAGGAATGCGGCCTGTCCTTCCTGCATGTGTTTCCGTATTCACCGCGTCCCGGAACGCCAGCGGCACGAATGCCCCAACTGGACAAGGCGGTGGTCAGGGCGCGTGCGGCGCGCCTGCGCGAAGTGGGCGAGGCGGCCCTCGCGCGCCACCTGACAAATTATGAAGGCCGGATCGTGGAAGCGCTGGTGGAGCGTGGCCGGTCCGCGCGCCTGCCGGACTTCACGCCTGTCCGGTTCGAGCGTGACCCCGGTGACGCTGGACGCCCGGTGCGTGCCCGTATAGTCCGGCAAGACGGAAAACAGCTGATCGGAGCCCTGACCGCATGA
- a CDS encoding DUF3617 family protein — protein sequence MKHLTIGLLSLTLAGVASAQDMPTVNKGQWETAMSMVTELQVGGERQDIDPEYDFSEECWATDEDTKLDVNTLGIDNCDVTDSVSTGDFLSLEMACDMEGIPLTGEAVIVVTPDRDQLQGTLIIEGDLPGMSIKVTGLFSGHKTGACAG from the coding sequence ATGAAACATCTGACCATCGGACTCTTGTCCCTGACTCTGGCGGGCGTCGCGTCGGCGCAGGACATGCCAACGGTCAACAAGGGCCAATGGGAAACCGCCATGTCCATGGTAACGGAGCTGCAGGTCGGAGGCGAGCGCCAGGACATCGACCCGGAATATGATTTCAGCGAGGAATGCTGGGCCACGGATGAGGACACGAAGCTGGACGTGAACACGCTCGGCATCGACAATTGTGATGTGACCGACTCGGTCAGCACCGGCGACTTCCTGAGCCTGGAAATGGCCTGCGACATGGAGGGGATTCCCCTGACGGGCGAGGCCGTGATCGTGGTGACCCCGGACCGCGACCAGCTTCAGGGCACATTGATCATCGAGGGCGACTTGCCGGGCATGTCGATCAAGGTGACCGGCCTGTTCAGCGGACACAAAACGGGCGCCTGCGCAGGCTAG
- the dapF gene encoding diaminopimelate epimerase: MKVWKMNGAGNAFAIFDARSTPFAPSADQVRQIADDLKADQVIALERDVARDVFMRIWNADGSEVSACGNASRCVGKLLLAETGKDRVTIQTEADVLKAFSAEDGLITVDMGSPLMGWEDIPLSEKMDVRGVDVKIGPIDNPWLARPAVVSMGNPHAVFFVRNIDDYDIPALGPLVEWHPTFPEGVNVGFAQVIDRQTIRLRVWERGAGLTKACGTGACAALVCAARAKLTERKARLILDGGELIIDWRESDDRVYMTGPVELEFETEI; the protein is encoded by the coding sequence ATGAAAGTCTGGAAGATGAATGGGGCCGGCAACGCGTTTGCCATTTTCGACGCCCGGTCGACGCCGTTTGCGCCGAGCGCTGACCAGGTGCGCCAGATTGCAGACGATTTGAAAGCCGATCAGGTGATCGCACTGGAGCGCGATGTGGCGCGCGACGTGTTCATGCGCATCTGGAATGCGGACGGCAGCGAAGTATCTGCCTGTGGCAATGCCTCGCGCTGTGTCGGCAAGCTGTTGCTCGCCGAAACCGGCAAGGACCGTGTGACCATCCAGACCGAGGCGGACGTGCTGAAGGCGTTTTCCGCAGAAGATGGCCTGATCACCGTAGATATGGGCTCGCCCCTGATGGGGTGGGAGGACATTCCCCTGTCTGAAAAAATGGATGTGCGCGGCGTTGATGTGAAGATCGGTCCGATCGACAATCCATGGCTGGCCCGGCCGGCCGTGGTCTCGATGGGCAATCCGCACGCCGTGTTCTTCGTCAGGAATATCGATGATTATGACATTCCGGCGCTGGGCCCGTTGGTGGAATGGCACCCGACCTTTCCCGAGGGCGTGAATGTTGGCTTTGCGCAGGTCATCGACCGGCAGACCATTCGCCTGCGCGTCTGGGAACGCGGCGCCGGCCTGACAAAAGCCTGCGGCACGGGCGCCTGCGCGGCACTGGTTTGCGCCGCCCGGGCAAAACTGACCGAGCGCAAGGCCCGTCTCATCCTCGATGGGGGCGAGTTGATCATCGATTGGCGCGAAAGCGACGACCGTGTCTACATGACCGGACCGGTCGAACTCGAATTCGAAACCGAAATCTGA
- a CDS encoding MaoC family dehydratase — protein MSKSNPGHFFEDFFVGMPLVHATPQTLTEGDIALYRALTGGRFVQYSSAEFARAAGYPGLPVDPLHAFHVVFGKSVPDVSLNAVANLGYADGRFSQAVLPGDTLNTVSEVIGVKENSNGKTGVVWVRTRGTNQRGEDVMSFVRWVMVNKRDAGAPAPDAVIPDLPKSVPGDELAGFTPMASWDTALSGSAYMFEDYAVGEKINHVDGMTVEEAEHQIATRLYQNTAKVHFDAHGQKSSRFGKRLIYGGVVISIARSLAFNGLANAGHMLAINAGTHASPLFAGDTIYAWSEVLETAELSDTVGALRLRLVAVKDQDPGAFAYKGEDGKYAEGVLLDFDYWAAIPRKR, from the coding sequence ATATCGAAATCCAATCCCGGCCACTTCTTCGAAGATTTTTTCGTTGGCATGCCGCTGGTGCATGCAACGCCCCAAACCCTGACAGAGGGCGACATCGCCCTTTACCGCGCCCTGACCGGGGGACGGTTCGTCCAGTATTCCTCTGCCGAATTCGCCAGGGCGGCCGGATATCCGGGACTGCCGGTCGATCCGCTGCACGCCTTTCATGTCGTGTTCGGCAAGTCGGTGCCGGATGTGTCGCTGAATGCCGTGGCCAATCTGGGTTATGCGGATGGCCGATTCTCGCAGGCCGTCCTGCCGGGCGACACGCTGAACACCGTCTCGGAGGTGATCGGGGTAAAGGAGAACTCCAACGGCAAGACCGGCGTCGTGTGGGTGCGCACGCGTGGTACCAATCAGCGCGGCGAGGACGTCATGTCCTTTGTGCGCTGGGTGATGGTCAACAAGCGCGATGCCGGTGCGCCGGCCCCCGATGCCGTCATTCCGGACCTGCCGAAAAGCGTGCCGGGCGACGAACTCGCAGGCTTCACGCCGATGGCATCATGGGACACGGCCCTGTCCGGCAGCGCGTACATGTTCGAGGACTATGCCGTTGGTGAGAAGATCAACCACGTCGACGGCATGACGGTCGAAGAGGCGGAACACCAGATTGCGACGCGCCTCTATCAGAATACCGCCAAAGTGCACTTTGACGCGCACGGACAAAAATCCAGCCGGTTCGGAAAGCGGCTCATCTATGGTGGAGTCGTCATCTCCATCGCGCGCTCGCTGGCCTTCAATGGCCTGGCCAATGCGGGGCATATGCTGGCCATCAATGCCGGCACCCATGCGAGCCCGCTGTTTGCGGGCGACACGATCTATGCCTGGAGCGAGGTGCTGGAAACGGCTGAGCTGTCGGACACGGTCGGCGCATTGCGCCTGCGGCTGGTGGCGGTGAAGGATCAGGATCCGGGGGCCTTCGCCTACAAGGGCGAGGATGGAAAATACGCCGAGGGCGTATTGCTGGACTTCGATTACTGGGCCGCCATTCCGCGCAAGCGCTAG